From Gimesia panareensis, the proteins below share one genomic window:
- the secD gene encoding protein translocase subunit SecD, giving the protein MTGIDFHSATLLAAEATEKASSGVSIWTIIGILLIVFVLPFVLGAVISRALKLKEFSQKIGLVLFTAIIAATPFVWQVTHGHDWRNAIRLGIDLAGGSNMVFEVDQAKSEKELSNEVMDQMVGAIGRRINPSGTEEVTVRKVGQSRIEVIVPGADSEDVQRIKSLITRLGSLEFDIVANRRDHPREVRLAQEAKGKDVRDNEGRVIASWREVSNDEPFSTEDQMVVRPVTRKDGTQGEEVLVIIEPNEERRVTGKYLVRARQSTDENGAPAVSFTFNARGGTLFSQLTSKNRPSKDGFHRHLAVLLDGKVHSAPRLITTIGSEGQITGHFSQKEITDLLNVLNAGALEVPLKPEPVSEFSISPLLGIDVQEKGKQAIIIAAVAVIAFMLIYYRFSGLVANICLTLNLLLVMGSMSFIDATFTLPGLAGLVLTIGMAVDANVLIFERIREEKNRGSSLRMAINNGFSRAFTTIVDANLTTLIVAVVLYVIGTDQVRGFAVTLFIGIVMSMFTALYVGRLIFDIFERKRWISDLKMMSIVGDTSIDFIGKRKLAGVCSVALIIIGMGVVVARGQENLDIDFTGGTMVTFEFENKQDIDEVRNSLQEVFGSSITLEQLELSNDPSSEGRFFRLRTTMNDADQENTGKKAADSIRDNLNKAFDGTDHKLRKVTMDYGDVKKLTGSEDSPAGSEVEMTFSGDLKPSTVENYLKEAIASIKNEDGSEKYERIPEFQLQGGSAEEKKAEEKTDDEKSEAAPEPDRFKKMTAQFGPDLAVADLQTALAAMKNVMATTAVLDEVNSFDSSVASEMQESALMAMLISLIAIVAYIWFRFQRITFGLAAVAALVHDVLVVLGLVALGAYLSNTALGPVMGLTDFKINLPMIAAFLTIVGYSLNDTIVVFDRIREVRGKNPALTNNMVNESLNQTLSRTLLTSFTTLIVVIILYAIGGEGIHGFAYCLVLGVIVGTYSSIFIASPVLLWLMNRPGSATARATQESEKQTSVSKS; this is encoded by the coding sequence ATGACAGGGATTGATTTTCACTCAGCAACTCTGCTGGCTGCGGAAGCGACAGAAAAAGCGTCTTCAGGAGTTTCCATCTGGACTATCATCGGAATCCTCCTGATTGTTTTCGTTCTCCCCTTTGTCTTAGGAGCGGTGATTTCCCGCGCTCTTAAACTGAAGGAGTTCTCACAGAAAATCGGCCTGGTCCTGTTTACTGCCATCATTGCGGCCACTCCCTTTGTCTGGCAGGTGACTCATGGCCATGACTGGCGGAACGCAATTCGTCTGGGGATCGACCTGGCCGGCGGTTCGAACATGGTCTTCGAAGTCGATCAGGCCAAAAGTGAGAAAGAACTCTCCAACGAGGTGATGGACCAGATGGTGGGCGCGATCGGGCGTCGTATCAATCCCTCGGGGACGGAAGAAGTCACGGTTCGCAAAGTCGGCCAGAGCCGGATTGAAGTCATCGTACCGGGCGCCGATTCGGAAGACGTTCAGCGGATTAAATCGCTGATTACCCGTCTGGGGAGCCTGGAATTTGATATCGTTGCGAACCGTCGCGACCATCCCCGTGAAGTCCGACTGGCGCAGGAAGCCAAAGGCAAAGATGTCCGTGATAACGAAGGTCGCGTGATCGCCAGCTGGCGGGAAGTCAGCAACGATGAGCCATTCAGCACAGAGGACCAGATGGTCGTCCGGCCGGTGACCCGCAAGGATGGGACCCAGGGTGAAGAAGTTCTGGTCATCATCGAGCCCAACGAAGAACGGCGTGTTACCGGGAAATACCTGGTGCGTGCCCGTCAGTCGACAGACGAGAACGGTGCTCCGGCGGTCTCCTTTACCTTCAATGCCCGCGGCGGGACCCTGTTCAGTCAGCTGACCTCGAAGAACCGGCCAAGTAAGGATGGTTTCCATCGCCACCTGGCCGTGCTGCTGGATGGTAAAGTACATTCTGCACCGCGACTGATTACCACCATCGGTTCCGAAGGCCAGATTACCGGACATTTCAGCCAGAAAGAAATCACCGATCTGTTGAATGTCCTGAATGCCGGTGCCCTGGAAGTTCCCTTGAAGCCCGAGCCGGTTTCCGAATTCTCCATCAGCCCGCTGTTGGGGATCGACGTACAGGAAAAGGGTAAGCAGGCGATTATCATCGCAGCCGTGGCTGTGATCGCATTCATGCTGATCTACTACCGGTTTTCCGGTCTGGTGGCGAATATCTGTCTCACCTTGAACCTGCTGCTGGTGATGGGCTCGATGTCCTTCATCGATGCGACGTTCACCCTGCCCGGTCTGGCCGGTCTGGTGTTGACGATCGGTATGGCCGTTGATGCGAACGTGCTGATTTTCGAGCGTATCAGGGAAGAGAAAAACCGTGGTTCGAGCCTGCGGATGGCGATTAACAACGGTTTCTCACGCGCCTTTACCACGATTGTGGACGCTAACCTGACCACGCTGATTGTGGCTGTCGTGTTATATGTGATCGGTACCGACCAGGTCCGCGGTTTCGCCGTGACGCTGTTTATCGGGATCGTGATGAGTATGTTTACCGCTCTGTATGTGGGACGCCTGATCTTTGACATCTTCGAACGGAAACGCTGGATCAGCGATCTGAAAATGATGAGCATCGTGGGTGATACCAGCATCGATTTCATCGGCAAGAGAAAACTGGCCGGAGTCTGTTCGGTCGCCCTGATCATTATCGGGATGGGCGTTGTTGTGGCTCGGGGACAGGAAAACCTGGATATCGACTTTACCGGCGGTACCATGGTGACCTTTGAATTCGAAAACAAACAGGACATTGACGAAGTTCGCAACAGCCTGCAGGAAGTCTTTGGCAGCAGCATTACACTGGAACAGCTGGAACTGTCGAACGATCCTTCCTCCGAAGGACGGTTTTTCCGGCTGCGAACCACGATGAATGATGCGGATCAGGAAAATACCGGCAAGAAAGCTGCCGACAGCATCCGCGATAACCTGAATAAAGCCTTTGACGGAACTGATCACAAGCTCCGTAAAGTGACGATGGATTATGGAGATGTCAAAAAGCTGACCGGCAGTGAAGATTCACCGGCTGGCTCCGAGGTCGAGATGACCTTCAGTGGTGATCTGAAACCGTCTACCGTTGAGAACTATCTGAAAGAAGCCATTGCTTCGATCAAGAATGAAGATGGTTCTGAAAAGTACGAGCGGATTCCTGAGTTTCAGTTGCAAGGCGGTTCTGCTGAAGAGAAGAAGGCGGAAGAGAAAACAGACGATGAGAAATCGGAAGCCGCTCCTGAGCCGGACCGTTTCAAAAAGATGACGGCCCAGTTTGGTCCGGACCTGGCGGTCGCTGATCTGCAGACTGCTCTGGCAGCCATGAAAAACGTCATGGCAACGACTGCTGTCCTGGACGAAGTGAACAGCTTCGACAGTTCCGTGGCCAGTGAGATGCAGGAATCGGCCCTGATGGCGATGCTGATCAGTCTGATTGCGATCGTGGCTTATATCTGGTTCCGCTTCCAGCGGATCACCTTCGGTCTGGCTGCTGTGGCGGCCCTGGTCCACGACGTGCTGGTCGTGCTGGGACTGGTTGCCCTGGGAGCTTACCTGAGCAATACCGCTTTGGGGCCGGTAATGGGGCTGACTGATTTTAAGATCAATCTGCCTATGATCGCCGCCTTCCTGACGATTGTCGGTTACTCGCTGAACGATACGATTGTGGTCTTTGACCGGATCCGTGAAGTGCGGGGTAAGAACCCTGCTCTGACCAACAACATGGTGAATGAGAGTCTGAACCAGACTCTCTCACGAACGTTGCTGACTTCGTTCACCACGTTGATTGTAGTGATCATCCTCTACGCGATTGGTGGTGAAGGGATTCATGGATTCGCCTACTGCCTGGTACTGGGTGTGATTGTCGGTACCTACAGTTCGATCTTTATCGCCAGCCCGGTACTGCTCTGGCTGATGAACCGTCCGGGAAGTGCAACTGCCCGGGCCACGCAGGAAAGCGAAAAGCAGACCAGCGTCAGCAAGAGCTGA
- the yajC gene encoding preprotein translocase subunit YajC: MHTLLATLFLLAEEAPAKQPSAPSFIVQSLPFIVIVVFFYFIMFRPQQKERARRELALKELKKNDRVVTIGGIIGTIANISESDQEVTLKIDDNSKMKVRRSAIQGLYQVETKEATS, translated from the coding sequence ATGCACACTTTATTAGCGACTTTGTTTTTACTGGCTGAAGAGGCCCCTGCCAAACAGCCCTCTGCTCCCTCTTTCATTGTGCAGTCGCTGCCTTTTATTGTGATTGTGGTCTTTTTTTACTTCATCATGTTTCGCCCGCAACAGAAAGAGCGGGCGCGACGCGAGCTGGCACTGAAGGAATTGAAGAAAAATGATCGCGTGGTGACCATCGGCGGGATCATTGGTACGATTGCCAATATTTCTGAGTCCGATCAGGAAGTCACTCTGAAAATCGATGACAATTCCAAGATGAAAGTGCGTCGCAGTGCCATTCAGGGGCTGTATCAGGTTGAAACAAAAGAAGCAACAAGCTAG
- the tgt gene encoding tRNA guanosine(34) transglycosylase Tgt, producing MSHFHFELIHTDARTGARAGRWHTPHGIVDTPAFMPVGTLASVKGLLPEQLKQVGTQQVLANTYHLALRPGAEIVQELGGLHEFMNWDGPILTDSGGFQVFSLAQLTKMDDEQVVFRSHIDGSLFELSPEKAVKIQEQLGADCIMCLDECPPHDVPLEKMREAVDRTTKWAARCRDAQKRDDQALFGIVQGGTDQKMRERSAEGLLPLEFPGYAIGGLSVGEKPEDMYSTLDFTTPLLPVEKPRYLMGVGRPSDLIEAIMRGVDLFDCVMPTRNGRNGMAFTSQGRVNLRNQKHARDPSPLDPECDSPGSRDYSRAYLRHLFMAREMLGPILVSLHNIAFYQKLVRDIRAAILNDQVEEFRAVHLARWNASF from the coding sequence GTGTCTCACTTTCATTTTGAACTGATCCATACCGATGCCCGTACCGGAGCCCGCGCGGGACGCTGGCATACCCCGCATGGTATTGTCGATACTCCGGCTTTCATGCCGGTCGGTACCCTGGCCTCTGTCAAAGGGCTGCTTCCCGAACAGCTGAAACAGGTGGGAACACAGCAGGTGCTGGCCAATACTTACCATCTGGCGTTGCGACCCGGTGCCGAGATCGTACAGGAACTCGGGGGACTGCACGAGTTTATGAACTGGGATGGCCCGATTCTGACCGACAGTGGTGGATTTCAGGTCTTCAGCCTGGCACAACTCACCAAAATGGATGATGAGCAGGTCGTCTTTCGCTCTCATATCGATGGCAGCTTATTTGAACTCTCACCGGAAAAGGCGGTGAAGATCCAGGAACAACTGGGAGCCGACTGCATTATGTGCCTGGATGAGTGTCCGCCGCACGATGTGCCTCTGGAAAAGATGCGGGAGGCGGTCGACCGGACGACCAAATGGGCGGCCCGCTGCCGGGATGCACAGAAACGGGATGATCAGGCGCTGTTCGGCATTGTCCAGGGGGGCACCGACCAGAAGATGCGGGAGCGTTCTGCCGAGGGACTGTTGCCTCTGGAATTTCCGGGATATGCGATCGGGGGGCTGAGTGTGGGAGAAAAGCCTGAGGATATGTACTCTACCCTGGATTTTACGACGCCTCTGCTGCCTGTGGAAAAGCCCCGCTATCTGATGGGCGTGGGACGTCCTTCCGACCTGATCGAGGCGATCATGCGGGGCGTGGACCTGTTTGACTGTGTGATGCCGACCAGAAATGGCAGAAATGGAATGGCTTTTACCAGTCAGGGACGCGTGAATTTACGTAACCAAAAGCATGCCCGGGACCCCAGTCCGCTGGATCCCGAGTGTGATTCGCCCGGTTCACGGGATTACAGCCGGGCTTATCTGCGACATTTATTCATGGCGCGGGAGATGCTGGGGCCGATTCTGGTCTCGTTGCACAACATTGCCTTTTATCAGAAGCTGGTGCGGGACATCCGCGCGGCAATTCTGAATGATCAAGTTGAGGAGTTTAGGGCGGTTCACCTTGCCCGCTGGAACGCATCTTTCTAA